The DNA region GGTGCGCGATCCCGTGCCGGACGGCCCTAGTGTCCGGAGGCGGGCCGGGGCCGCGTCTACTGAGGTTCCCTTCCTGGCGAAGGCGTGAGCAGCTGTGCGCCGATGCCTGCGGCCCAGGACTCGATCTGCTCGAAGTCGCGGAAGTCTCCGCCCTTTCCGGAGGAGACGATCATCCGGGCGATACGCCCCTTCGCGCCGTCTTCGAGGCAGCCCCCGAAGGTGACGTGCTCCTTGGCGTCGAGTCGCGCCATGGCCCGGCGGACGCCGGGCACAGGTGGGATGTCCCGTTCCGAGGCCGTGGCGTCGAGCGGTCCGCTGCTGAAGAACCACAGCGGGCGCCCGGTCAGCGCACGGCGGTGGCGACGGACGAACCGTCGCGCATCTCGGTGCCACCGTCCCGCGTAGAGCCCGCCGCCGACCACCACCGCGTCGTAGGCCTCCACGCTCTCGACGGACCGGGCGGGCAGTGCCTCGACCGTCAGCCCTTCCTTCCGCAGGACGTCGGCGACCGCCTCGGCGATCCGGGCGGTTGATCCGTTCGTCGTTCCGTAGGCGACCAGCACCTTGCTGAGCATGGCGGTCCGCCTCCTCTCACAGTCGTCGCAGCAAGTCGTCGGTAACTCCGTGCAGTGCCAGCTCGTCCGGCCTGATGCGCGCGTCGTCGAGCCGGTAGGTGAGCATGTCGACCACCGCCACCACTCCGTCGATGTGTTTTGTCATGGAGACGGCGATCTCCGTCTCGCTCTTGCGCTCCATGTGACCCGCGAGCGTGACGACGCCCTCCGTCACGGTGATCGTGACGCTCCGGGGCGCCAGCCACAGCGTGCGGACCAGGACCTCCTCGATCACCTCGTGGCGGATGTCGGCGTCCGGGCGCAGGAAGACCTGGAGCAGGTCGCGCCGGGTGACGATGCCGACGAGCCGGTCTTCCTCGTCCACGACGGGCAGCCGCTCCACACGGTGCCGCGCCATGGACCGGGCGGCCTCGGCAATGGTGTCCTCGGCGTGCACGGTGACGGGCGGCTGGGACATCAATCGGCCGGCCGTTCGGGCATGGGCCTTCGCCGCCTGCCTCCGGGCACCTCGGCTCAGAGTCGCGAACCGGAAGCGGCGCCTTGGACCGGGGTCCTGCGACTGCCGGGCCATCAGGTCGGTCTCGGAGATCACCCCGATGACCTTCTCGTCCTCGTCGACCACGGGCAGTCCGCTGATGCGGTGGTCGGCGAGCAGCCGAGCCACCTCCTTGAACGGGGTGCCGTGCACGGCACGGACGACGTCGGCCGTCATGACGGTGCCGATCCTGCTGTGCTTCATGTCTGTTCCTCCTCAGCGCAGTCGGCGCAGATAGGGGTCCTGGGCCCTGCGCGGCAGCAGGCGTACCCGCGCGTCGAGCACGGTGACGTGGCCGGGCGTGGCAAGGACGGGGTTGAAGTCGGCCTCGGCGAGCTGCGGCAGGTCGCTCGCCATGCGGGACAGGCGCAGCAGCACTTGTTCGAGGCCTTCGAGGTCGACAGGGCCGTTGCCATGCGCACCGAACAGCAGCGGTGCACAGCGCGGCGCGGTGATCAGGTCGTGCACGTCGTGATCCGTCAGTGGGGCGAGACGAGCGGCGTGGTCGGCCAGCACTTCGGTCGCGGTACCGCCCAGCCCGAACAGCACCAGCGGGCCGAAGACCTCGTCCTGCACCACGCCGGCGAACAGCTCGGTGCCACGTGAGGCGAGCGGCTGGACGACCACGCCGGTCATGAGCCCCGCGAATCGCGTCTCCAAGTCCCGGAAGGCGGCCCGCACCTGGGAGTCTCCCTGGAGGTCGAGATGGAGGGCGTGCTGTTCGCTCTTGTGCAGCAGGCCGGGCCAGTGGGCCTTCATGACCACGCGTCCGTCGGGGCCGCGCAGCCGCTCGGCGGCGACGACCGCGTCGTCCTCGGTCTCCGCCCAGGCCCAGGCCAGTTGCGGAATGTCGTAGCAGGCGAGGAGTTCGGCGCAGGTGCGCGGGTCGAGCCAGCCGCCGTCCGGGTGGGCGGCGAGGAAAGTCTCGGCGACCGCGTGCGCGCGGGCTGTGTCGACGCCTACGAGGTCGGGGACCGTGCCCGTCGGCCGGCTCAGCCATGCCGAGCGCCGGGCCGCGTGGGCCAACGCCCTGGCGGCCGCCCCTGGTTCGGCGTACGAGGGGATGGCGCCGCCTTCTGTGGCGGGCAGCAGCTTGACGGGCAGGTCCTGCTCCAGCCGTACGACGGCCACCGTGCGGGGGCGCCGTCCGGGACCGTTCGTGAGGGCCCGGACGAGGTTGTCACCCGTCGCGGCGGCGACGGCCGTGGGAACGAGGGCCAGCAGGACGGCGTCGATGCCCGGGTACCGCATCATCCGCTCCACGCAGTCCTTGAGCTGCTCCTCCGTCACTGCCGCCGTGGCGTCGACGGGGTTGCCGACGGCCGCGCCTTCGGGCAGTACGGCGAGGAGGTCGTCGATCACCTCGGGGGTGAGCCGGGGCAGGGACAATCCGGCCTCCGCACAGGCATCGGCAGCCAGGACGCCCGCGCCACCCGCGTTGGTGACAATCGCCACCCGGCTTCCGGTCGGGAGCGACTGGGAGTGCAACAGGGCAGCGGTTTCGAGGAGTTCACCGACCGATCCGGTGGCGGTGATGCCTGCCTGGGTGAACAGCGCCTGACGCGTCATGGTCCGGGTCGCGGCGGCCGCGGTGTGCGAAGCGGCGGCACGTCGGCCCGCGTCGGTGCGGCCCGCGTCGACGGTGAGCACCGGCATTCGCCGGGTCACTCGCCGGGACGTACGGGAGAACGCCCGCGGGTTGCCGAAGGACTCCAGGTGCAGCAGGGCGAGTTCGGTGCGGCCATCGCTCTCCCACCACTGGAGCATGTCGTTGCCACTGACGTCGTACTTGTCACCGAGCGAGGCGAAGGTCGAGACACCGACGCCGAGCCGGGAAAGACCGTCGAGCAGGGCGATACCGACGCCGCCGGACTGGACGGCGACACCCGCCGTGCCGGGACTCGGATGATCGGCGGCGAAGGTCGCATCGAGGGACAGCGCCGGATCCGTGTTGGAAACTCCCAGGCAGTTGGGCCCGACGAGCCGCATGCCGTAGGTCCGGCACGCGGCGAGCAGCGCCTGCGCCTCATCGCTGTCGAGCCCCGCCGACACGACGAGCAGCGCCCGTACGCCGGTCTTGCCGCACTCCTCGGCGGTGGCGGGTACCGCCGCCGCGGGCACCGCGAGAACCGCGAGGTCCGGGACCTTGGGCAGCGCGCCGACCGACGGATACGACGGCACGCCGAGCAGCGAGGTGACGCTCGGGTTCACCGCGAACAGACGCCGTGTGAAGCCACCTGTGCGCAGATGGTGGAGAAGGGCACGGCCCACCGACCCGGGCCTGCGTCCGGCACCGATCACGGCGATCGAGTCCGGCCTCAGCAGGGGCTCCAGGCTGGCCACGTCGGCGGCCCGGCCGCGTGCCTCCACCGCCGACAGATATGTCTCGTCCTCTTCGAGTTCGATGGTGCAGCGCACTTCCGGGCCCTCGAAGTGGCGGGCCGTGCGCAGCCCGAGGTCGGCGAAAAGCTGGAGCACTTCGTGATTCTCGGCGAGTGCGTCGGCCGTGAAAGCGGTGATGCCTTCGGCGCGGGCGGCTGAGACCAGGTGTTCGAGGAGAAGCGTGCCGACGCCCCGGTGGTGGAGTCCGTCGGCCACCGCGATCGAGATCTCCGGCCGGCCCGGGTCCTCGCCGGTCTCGTACTCGGCCAGTCCGATCACCTGGTGCTGCGCCTCGGCGAGGAGCGCACGGTATCCGGGGCGCGGCGGTGCGCAGGCTCGGTCGGCCGCCATCTCGGCGGACCGGCGGCTGGCAGCGAAGAACCGCAGCCGGAGGTTCTCCGGGGACATCTCCTCGTACAGCCCCTGGAGGGGTTCGTGGTCGCCGGGCTCCACGGGGCGTATGCACACCGTGGTCCCGTCCGCGAGCAGGGCGTGAACCGTGTAGGGGCCGTGCTTGTCGTCCGTCATCTTGGTTCTCCTCAAGCCTCTCGACAGTTCGAGCATCCGGCGGACCGGGTGCTCACCCCAGGGGCTGTCCGGGGTCGGCTTCTGGGCCGGTCGGCCCTGAGTCCTGTCCGGACGGGGAAGGCGGAGGGGCCATTGAGCTCCGTTCGGATCCGTATGGCCCCTGTGGCCGGGCAGTGTCCTGACGGACCGTGGACGCAAGGACTTCCGTATGCCAGAAGGGCGAACCGCCATGGAGCGAACGATCGTTGTCGGCGTCGACGGCTCTGCGTGCAGTCGCGTCGCGGTCGACTGGGCGGTGGGCGAGGCGCGGTTGCGTGGCCTGCCGCTGCGGGTCGCGCATGTCTCGTCGCTGTCCGCCGAGGAGGCGCTCGCGATATGGCCGTACTGCCGTGAACCCGCCCCGGACGCGTTGGTGAAGGTGCTTGCGGAAGATCACCCGGCGCTCCGGATCGAAGGCGTCGGCCTCACCGGAGAGGCCGTACCGGCGCTGCTGTCCGTGGGGATGTGGGCCGACCTCATGGTTCTCGGTATGCGCGGTGCGGGAGGCTTCGCGGGCCTGGCCGTCGGCTCCGTGGCACACGGCGTCGCAGCGCTCGGGAACCGGCCCGTGGTACTCGTCCCCGACCGTCCCGCCGTCGGCGGGCGGCTACCCCGAACAGTGGCAATCGGCATCGACGCGCGCCGTCCGGTGGCCGCCGCCCTGGCCTTCGCGTTCGACGCCGCGGAGCGGCGCGGGGCGCTGCTGCGCGTCGTCCATGCCTGGCGGCTGCCGTCCCTCGCCGACCAGTGGATGCCGTTCGCCCTTCCCGAGGAGGACCGAGGCGCCTGGGAGGACCAGGAGGTCCAGAAGCTGTCGGACGTACTGCGACCGTGGCGGGAGAAGCATCCACACGTCCGCGTCCACGAGGACGTGCGCCTGAAGAGTCCGTCTTCCGCCCTGGTCCAGGCATCGGCCTGCGCCGAGCTGCTGGTCGTGGGACGGACCGGCATGGCGCTCGGCCCCACCCTGCATGCGGTGGTGGATCACACCGAGTGCCCAGTGGCGGTTGTTCCGTCCTGAAGGAGACTGCCGTCATCGAATGCCCATGGTCGGCATGGCCGGCAGGAAGACGGCGAGGGTGCCGCGCGCGGCGTACGAGCAGGAGCTGCCGAGTCTGCAGACGGAGCGGGTGAAGCTCCAGGAGTGGGCGGTGCGCACGGACACCTCGCAGGCCCGTGGTTCGTCTTGGAGAACGACGACCAGCGCCGGGCCCGCATGAACATGATCGCCCATCTGCTCGGGTCCCTGCCGTACCACGAGGTGCCGCCGCCGGTGCTGGAGCTGCCGGCCCGGCCGCCCTCGACCGGCTACCAGCGCCCACCCCGCGATCTGCGGACATACGTCCCCGATCACGCGGCGAGCCTCTGAGCCGGCCCCGGTGTTCACGCCAGCTGCGGTACCACGGCGACGGGGCACGCTGCGTGGTGCAGGACCGCGTGGGCGACCCGCCCGAGTTGGAGGCCGAAGTGTCCCTGCCTCCTGCGTGCGCCGACGACGAGCAGGCCGGCGTCGGCCGAGGCGTCGAGGAGCGCCTCGCGGGCTGTGCCTTCGACGACGCGCCGTCGCAGTTCGACGGAGAGGTGATCCGCCACGGCGTCGCGCAGTGCCGCTTCCAGAGTCTCGGTGGCCCGCTGCTCGTGGTGGTGGGCGGGATCTCCGGTCAACAGGGGATGGTCGGCCCTCTCGTGCGCTGGGCAGCGCCAGGCACGGACAGCCTGAACGGCGACCCGCCGCTCCTCCGCCTCCTGGAAGGCGAACCGCACGGCCTCCGTGGTGTGCGGTTCCCCGCCGACGCCCAGCATGATGGGCCGCCGCATCCCGGCATCGGCCTGACTGTCGTGGCTGCCGCGCAGCACGATCACAGGGCAGTCCGCGCGGGCGGCGACGGCGAGGCTGACCGAGCCGAGCAGCAGCTCGGCGATGCCGCTGCGGCCGCGGGCGCCCAGGACCAGCGCGGAGGCGTTTCGCCCCTCCCGCAACAGTGCGGGCACCGGCTCCTCGGGCAACACCTCGGTGGAGATCTTCAGGTCCACCTCGCGGCGGCCTCGACGATGTTGTCGGCCAGCACCTGCTCCGAGGGCCGGTCAAGCCCCTCGGCGAGTGCGGCGCCCTCGTAGCGCTCCCACAGTGAGGCGTACACCAGGCGCAGCGGTACGCCGCGCAGGGCGGCCTCGTCCGCCGCCCAGTCCACGGCGCGCAGACTGGGTTCGGAGCCGTCGACGCCCACGACCAGGGGAAGTTCCATCGCGGTCACTCTCCTTCGCGGAACTCGAAGACGATCCGTGCGTCGACCTGGCCGTGCAGGACGTCTTCGAAGGACTCGTTGACCGAGGCCAGCGGGCGGGAAACAGAGATCACCCGGGTGCGGCCGGCCGCGTGCAGCCGGAACACCTCGTCGAGGTCCTGCCGGGTGCCCACGATGGAGCCGATGACGCTGACGCCCTTGAGGACGGTGTCGAAGATCGGCAGCTGGATCGTGCCATGCGCCGGCAGCGCGACCATGACGAGCTTGCCGCCGCGCCGCAGCCCGCCGTACGCGGCGGCGAACGCGGCCTCGTTGACGGCGCAGACCAGCGCGGTGTGCGCGCCGCCGTGCCGCTGAAGCACCTCGGCCGGGTCCTCCTTGCGAGCATCGATCAGGATGTCCGCGCCGAGTTCGCGGGCGAGTTCCAGCTTGGCGTCCGTGACGTCGATGGCCGCCACCGTCGCACCGGCGATCTTGGCGTACTGCACGGCGAGGTGTCCGAGGCCACCGACGCCGGAGATCGCCACCAGTTGGGTGGGACGCACCTGGGCGACCTTCAGCGCCTTGTACGTGGTGACGCCCGCGCAGGTCAGCGGCGCGGCGTCCCGCGGAGAGATTCCCTCGGGCACCGGCTGGGCGAAGTCGGTCCAGGCGAGCATCTTCTCCGCGTATCCGCCGTCACATCCGTAACCGGTGTTGATCTGCTGCTCGCACAGCGTCTCCCAGCCGGACAGGCAGTGCTCGCACCGCCCGCACGCCTTGCCCAGCCACGGAACGGCGACTCTCTGCCCCACGGAGAGGTGGGTGACGCCGTCACCGAGGGCCTCGACGAGGCCGACGCCCTCGTGGCCGGGGACGAACGGCGGACTCGGCCTGACCGGCCAGTCGCCGTGGGCCGCGTGGATGTCGGTGTGGCACAGCCCGGAGGCCTCGACCCGGATGCGGACCTGCCCGGGACCGGGTTCGGGATCGGGGCGCTCCTCGATGACGAGAGGCTCACCGAACGCTCGTACGACTGCCGCCTTCATGGTCTGTCTCTCCTCGGAGTGGTCAGTCGTGCGGGACGACGGCGACGGGGGCGGTGGCGTGGTGGAGCACCGCATGGGCGATCGGCCCGATGCGGGCGCCGATCGGGGAACGGCGGATCCGACGTCCGACGACGACCAGGGAGGCCTCGTGGGAGGCGTCCACCAGGTGACTTGCGGGCTTGCCGGACCGGGACACCTCGACGACCTCGACAGACGGGAACTTCTGCCGCCAGGGCCGCAGCACCTCGGCCAGGGAGGCGGCGTCCTGCTTGGCCAGGTGGGCATTGAACTCGGGGTCCACCGACATCCCGTAGGCGAAGTAGGGCGGCACATTCCAGCCGTGGACGACGCGCAGGGAGGTGGCACGGAGT from Streptomyces sp. NBC_00258 includes:
- a CDS encoding flavodoxin domain-containing protein; the protein is MLSKVLVAYGTTNGSTARIAEAVADVLRKEGLTVEALPARSVESVEAYDAVVVGGGLYAGRWHRDARRFVRRHRRALTGRPLWFFSSGPLDATASERDIPPVPGVRRAMARLDAKEHVTFGGCLEDGAKGRIARMIVSSGKGGDFRDFEQIESWAAGIGAQLLTPSPGREPQ
- a CDS encoding CBS domain-containing protein; the encoded protein is MKHSRIGTVMTADVVRAVHGTPFKEVARLLADHRISGLPVVDEDEKVIGVISETDLMARQSQDPGPRRRFRFATLSRGARRQAAKAHARTAGRLMSQPPVTVHAEDTIAEAARSMARHRVERLPVVDEEDRLVGIVTRRDLLQVFLRPDADIRHEVIEEVLVRTLWLAPRSVTITVTEGVVTLAGHMERKSETEIAVSMTKHIDGVVAVVDMLTYRLDDARIRPDELALHGVTDDLLRRL
- a CDS encoding bifunctional acetate--CoA ligase family protein/GNAT family N-acetyltransferase gives rise to the protein MTDDKHGPYTVHALLADGTTVCIRPVEPGDHEPLQGLYEEMSPENLRLRFFAASRRSAEMAADRACAPPRPGYRALLAEAQHQVIGLAEYETGEDPGRPEISIAVADGLHHRGVGTLLLEHLVSAARAEGITAFTADALAENHEVLQLFADLGLRTARHFEGPEVRCTIELEEDETYLSAVEARGRAADVASLEPLLRPDSIAVIGAGRRPGSVGRALLHHLRTGGFTRRLFAVNPSVTSLLGVPSYPSVGALPKVPDLAVLAVPAAAVPATAEECGKTGVRALLVVSAGLDSDEAQALLAACRTYGMRLVGPNCLGVSNTDPALSLDATFAADHPSPGTAGVAVQSGGVGIALLDGLSRLGVGVSTFASLGDKYDVSGNDMLQWWESDGRTELALLHLESFGNPRAFSRTSRRVTRRMPVLTVDAGRTDAGRRAAASHTAAAATRTMTRQALFTQAGITATGSVGELLETAALLHSQSLPTGSRVAIVTNAGGAGVLAADACAEAGLSLPRLTPEVIDDLLAVLPEGAAVGNPVDATAAVTEEQLKDCVERMMRYPGIDAVLLALVPTAVAAATGDNLVRALTNGPGRRPRTVAVVRLEQDLPVKLLPATEGGAIPSYAEPGAAARALAHAARRSAWLSRPTGTVPDLVGVDTARAHAVAETFLAAHPDGGWLDPRTCAELLACYDIPQLAWAWAETEDDAVVAAERLRGPDGRVVMKAHWPGLLHKSEQHALHLDLQGDSQVRAAFRDLETRFAGLMTGVVVQPLASRGTELFAGVVQDEVFGPLVLFGLGGTATEVLADHAARLAPLTDHDVHDLITAPRCAPLLFGAHGNGPVDLEGLEQVLLRLSRMASDLPQLAEADFNPVLATPGHVTVLDARVRLLPRRAQDPYLRRLR
- a CDS encoding universal stress protein; this translates as MPEGRTAMERTIVVGVDGSACSRVAVDWAVGEARLRGLPLRVAHVSSLSAEEALAIWPYCREPAPDALVKVLAEDHPALRIEGVGLTGEAVPALLSVGMWADLMVLGMRGAGGFAGLAVGSVAHGVAALGNRPVVLVPDRPAVGGRLPRTVAIGIDARRPVAAALAFAFDAAERRGALLRVVHAWRLPSLADQWMPFALPEEDRGAWEDQEVQKLSDVLRPWREKHPHVRVHEDVRLKSPSSALVQASACAELLVVGRTGMALGPTLHAVVDHTECPVAVVPS
- the adhP gene encoding alcohol dehydrogenase AdhP, translated to MKAAVVRAFGEPLVIEERPDPEPGPGQVRIRVEASGLCHTDIHAAHGDWPVRPSPPFVPGHEGVGLVEALGDGVTHLSVGQRVAVPWLGKACGRCEHCLSGWETLCEQQINTGYGCDGGYAEKMLAWTDFAQPVPEGISPRDAAPLTCAGVTTYKALKVAQVRPTQLVAISGVGGLGHLAVQYAKIAGATVAAIDVTDAKLELARELGADILIDARKEDPAEVLQRHGGAHTALVCAVNEAAFAAAYGGLRRGGKLVMVALPAHGTIQLPIFDTVLKGVSVIGSIVGTRQDLDEVFRLHAAGRTRVISVSRPLASVNESFEDVLHGQVDARIVFEFREGE